A stretch of the Marinobacter sp. JH2 genome encodes the following:
- a CDS encoding MucB/RseB C-terminal domain-containing protein — protein MNVSLKGELATVRKLMLALWVLFAPAMAAYAENNQAAAPSSMTAMDWLERLGPALNMTSYEGVFVYARGDQVHSMHIAHRYHNGQVEERLVMQDGGSGEIVRKGMDVVCVLPDQGRIRLDEVIPSGPFAEAFTSQLMPVGQWYQPALLGADRVAGYDVVAVDLTAKDNHRYSHRLWIEKETGLLVKSHVRDVDEAVLEHFQYTSLEITEDIADEKFEVQTEGREITRRLGMPELQQSSVGRMTGWTLNWRPDGYMAAATPSSSNGKAVAFSDGLATFSVFVEPVKGVKMPTGASRVGASTVYIHEVSAAERPFLIVVVGEIPPATARKVARSVSIDDALAQGWVASDH, from the coding sequence ATGAATGTTTCGCTTAAAGGCGAACTCGCCACGGTTCGAAAGCTGATGCTTGCCTTGTGGGTGTTGTTTGCGCCCGCCATGGCGGCATATGCTGAAAATAATCAGGCTGCAGCACCATCTTCAATGACCGCAATGGACTGGTTGGAGCGTCTAGGCCCGGCATTGAACATGACGTCCTATGAAGGCGTGTTTGTATACGCCCGGGGAGACCAGGTGCATTCAATGCATATTGCCCATCGGTACCACAACGGACAGGTGGAAGAGCGGTTGGTAATGCAAGACGGCGGCTCAGGTGAAATTGTTCGTAAAGGCATGGATGTCGTCTGTGTGTTGCCGGATCAAGGACGTATTCGTTTAGATGAGGTCATCCCGTCGGGGCCGTTTGCCGAGGCCTTTACGAGTCAACTCATGCCGGTCGGTCAATGGTATCAGCCTGCTTTGCTTGGTGCAGACCGGGTGGCTGGCTACGATGTGGTGGCGGTAGATCTGACTGCTAAGGACAACCATCGTTACAGCCATCGCCTTTGGATTGAAAAAGAAACCGGTCTATTGGTTAAAAGCCATGTTCGTGACGTGGATGAGGCGGTTTTGGAACACTTCCAGTACACCAGTCTGGAGATTACTGAGGATATCGCCGACGAAAAATTTGAAGTGCAAACCGAGGGGCGTGAGATAACTCGCCGTCTCGGTATGCCTGAACTTCAACAGTCATCCGTGGGGCGAATGACCGGTTGGACATTGAATTGGCGTCCGGACGGTTACATGGCGGCCGCCACCCCTAGTTCCAGTAATGGCAAAGCGGTTGCGTTCTCGGATGGTTTAGCAACGTTTTCGGTATTTGTCGAACCGGTCAAAGGGGTCAAAATGCCAACAGGCGCGTCAAGGGTGGGAGCGTCTACGGTCTATATTCACGAAGTATCGGCAGCGGAACGACCATTTTTGATAGTCGTGGTCGGGGAAATTCCGCCTGCAACGGCCCGAAAAGTCGCCCGCTCGGTGTCGATCGATGATGCGCTGGCTCAAGGGTGGGTGGCAAGTGATCACTGA
- a CDS encoding sigma-E factor negative regulatory protein produces the protein MDERLRETLSAMMDDEADELSVRRLLSHDDQSEVTGQWQRWQQVRDLMHEAPSASYGVNVASAVRAAIDDQEAPAADAAATNVRAGGYWHWPVAAMITLALVVGFGAGAGWGTSPVEVESSLALSEAGEVSPQLVLSAEEVALQRLDEQQLRQVRQYLLEHAQHNSVGAGRGSMGYARMVSANGGY, from the coding sequence ATGGATGAGCGTCTCAGAGAAACTCTGTCAGCAATGATGGACGATGAAGCGGACGAGCTTTCAGTGCGTAGATTGCTTTCGCACGACGATCAGAGCGAAGTCACAGGGCAATGGCAAAGATGGCAGCAGGTGCGCGACCTGATGCACGAAGCACCGAGTGCGTCATACGGTGTGAATGTTGCAAGTGCGGTTCGAGCTGCAATTGATGACCAGGAAGCCCCAGCTGCAGATGCGGCAGCCACCAACGTCCGTGCTGGCGGGTACTGGCATTGGCCAGTGGCGGCTATGATAACTTTGGCTCTGGTGGTTGGGTTTGGTGCCGGAGCCGGTTGGGGAACTTCACCGGTTGAGGTAGAAAGTTCGCTGGCGTTGAGCGAAGCAGGCGAGGTTTCGCCACAGCTCGTGTTGAGTGCGGAAGAAGTCGCTTTGCAGAGATTGGATGAACAGCAGTTGCGCCAAGTGCGACAGTACTTGCTGGAACATGCCCAACATAACAGCGTCGGCGCAGGGCGTGGTTCTATGGGGTACGCGAGAATGGTCAGTGCAAACGGTGGCTATTGA
- the rpoE gene encoding RNA polymerase sigma factor RpoE translates to MTQASRLKATQLANQTGHAVASPMISDKDSTTSEKTESQTDLQLVRKVRHGDRAAFDLLVVKYQSRVASIISRYVYDSHEVMDLAQETFIKAFRAIDRFRGDSAFYTWLYRIAVNTAKNHLEARGRRPQGSVDSSEAENYDDGRRLRDVASPEKLLQKDQLQKALAEAIAALPEELRSAFLLREYDGLSYEDIARILECPIGTVRSRIFRARDAVDRHIGPLLNHSVT, encoded by the coding sequence ATGACACAAGCGAGCCGATTAAAAGCCACCCAGCTGGCCAACCAAACGGGACACGCCGTTGCTTCGCCCATGATTTCCGATAAAGATTCTACAACGAGCGAGAAGACTGAAAGCCAGACGGATTTGCAGCTGGTCCGCAAAGTTCGGCATGGGGATCGGGCCGCGTTTGATCTGCTGGTGGTGAAGTATCAGTCTCGGGTGGCCTCGATTATCAGCCGTTACGTTTACGACAGTCACGAAGTGATGGATTTGGCGCAAGAAACGTTTATTAAAGCGTTTCGCGCCATCGATCGGTTTCGCGGTGACAGTGCATTTTACACCTGGTTGTATCGTATTGCGGTGAATACCGCAAAAAATCATCTCGAGGCCCGAGGGCGTCGGCCGCAAGGCTCAGTGGATTCTTCCGAGGCGGAAAACTATGACGACGGTCGTCGATTAAGGGATGTGGCGTCACCAGAAAAACTTCTGCAAAAAGACCAGCTGCAAAAAGCCTTGGCCGAAGCCATTGCCGCACTTCCTGAGGAACTAAGATCCGCTTTCTTGCTCAGAGAATATGACGGTCTCAGTTATGAAGATATTGCTCGGATTCTGGAGTGCCCGATTGGAACGGTCCGTTCCCGGATCTTCAGAGCCCGGGATGCAGTGGATCGACACATTGGTCCACTACTTAATCATTCAGTGACGTAA
- the nadB gene encoding L-aspartate oxidase: MPQSYEYDVLIIGSGAAGLTVALNLPEHLNVCVISKADISSGATLWAQGGIAAVLDATDSVENHIQDTLNAGGGLCHEDAVRFTVEHGKESIDWLIESGVTFTRKENNDQYHLTREGGHSHRRIIHAADATGQAVSTTLASQAAAKRNIELKSGRVAVDLITNRNLSLPGNRCVGAYVLNLEDNHVELYRARFTVIATGGASKAYRYTTNPDGASGDGIAMAWRAGCRVTNMEFNQFHPTCLYHPHAKSFLITEAVRGEGGVLRLPDGSRFMNKFDERAELAPRDVVARAIDHEMKRLGADYLYLDISHKPADFIKHHFPTIYEKCLGFGIDITKDPIPVVPAAHYTCGGIISDKRARTDINQLYVVGEAAFTGLHGANRMASNSLLECLVYGRAAAQDIARREADIPHVPSVPAWDESQVRDSDEDVIISHNWDELRHFMWDYVGIVRTTKRLHRAKHRVDLLQGEINEFYSNYRVTNDLIELRNLVTISDLIICSALQRKESRGLHYTLDYPQTQSDARDTVLMPTTYRTLAP; encoded by the coding sequence ATGCCACAATCCTACGAATACGATGTTCTTATTATTGGCAGCGGCGCTGCCGGACTGACCGTCGCTTTGAATTTGCCAGAGCACTTAAATGTTTGCGTAATCAGTAAAGCTGACATCAGCTCCGGTGCGACGCTGTGGGCGCAAGGTGGCATTGCTGCGGTTCTCGATGCAACCGACTCGGTAGAAAACCATATTCAAGACACCCTAAACGCAGGGGGTGGTTTGTGCCACGAAGATGCAGTGCGCTTTACGGTAGAACACGGCAAAGAAAGCATCGACTGGCTCATTGAGTCCGGCGTGACCTTCACTCGCAAAGAAAACAACGATCAATACCACCTGACCCGTGAAGGCGGTCACAGCCATCGCCGCATCATTCATGCCGCCGATGCGACGGGACAAGCCGTATCGACTACGCTCGCCAGCCAGGCAGCAGCCAAGCGAAACATTGAACTCAAATCTGGCCGGGTCGCGGTTGATTTAATAACCAACCGAAATCTGTCACTACCCGGAAACCGCTGCGTAGGGGCTTACGTACTTAACCTTGAAGACAATCACGTGGAACTTTACCGCGCGCGCTTCACCGTGATCGCAACCGGTGGCGCTTCCAAAGCGTACCGCTACACAACCAATCCCGATGGCGCGTCCGGTGACGGCATCGCCATGGCATGGCGAGCCGGCTGCAGGGTCACCAACATGGAATTCAACCAGTTCCACCCAACTTGCTTGTACCACCCCCACGCCAAATCCTTCTTAATCACCGAGGCGGTTCGCGGTGAAGGCGGCGTATTAAGATTGCCGGATGGCAGCCGATTCATGAACAAGTTTGACGAACGTGCCGAGTTGGCACCTCGTGATGTTGTCGCCCGAGCCATCGACCACGAAATGAAGCGCTTAGGTGCTGATTACCTATATCTGGACATCAGCCACAAACCGGCGGACTTCATCAAACACCACTTCCCGACGATTTACGAAAAATGCCTCGGTTTCGGCATCGACATCACTAAAGACCCGATTCCCGTGGTGCCGGCTGCCCACTACACTTGCGGCGGTATCATCAGTGACAAGCGCGCAAGAACCGACATTAACCAGCTCTATGTCGTCGGAGAAGCTGCCTTTACCGGTCTCCACGGCGCCAACCGCATGGCCAGCAACTCGCTGTTAGAATGTCTGGTATATGGCCGCGCGGCCGCTCAGGACATCGCTCGCCGAGAAGCAGACATCCCCCATGTGCCCTCTGTGCCCGCGTGGGACGAAAGTCAGGTCCGGGACTCAGACGAAGATGTCATTATTTCCCACAACTGGGACGAATTGCGCCACTTTATGTGGGATTATGTCGGCATTGTGCGCACCACCAAACGCCTGCATCGTGCCAAACACCGAGTAGATCTTCTGCAAGGCGAGATCAACGAGTTCTACAGTAACTATCGGGTGACCAACGACCTCATTGAATTACGTAATTTGGTCACCATATCAGACCTGATCATATGCTCGGCTCTGCAACGCAAAGAAAGCCGCGGGCTGCACTACACCCTGGACTACCCGCAGACCCAAAGCGACGCCCGAGATACCGTGCTGATGCCCACAACTTACCGAACTCTGGCTCCCTGA
- a CDS encoding succinate dehydrogenase assembly factor 2 — MSDTQETNAHTEFHRLWWHSRRGMLELDVLLLPFLEEAYRDLEPEDQARYRKLLSCEDADMFEWFMQRSKPEDADLRRIVEMILNRVQPD; from the coding sequence ATGTCCGACACCCAAGAAACAAACGCGCACACTGAGTTCCACCGTCTTTGGTGGCACAGCCGTCGCGGCATGCTGGAGCTGGACGTTCTGCTTCTCCCGTTTCTGGAAGAAGCTTACCGAGACCTCGAACCGGAAGACCAGGCACGTTACCGCAAGCTGTTGAGCTGCGAAGATGCGGACATGTTTGAATGGTTCATGCAGCGCAGCAAACCTGAAGACGCCGATCTCCGCCGCATCGTCGAAATGATTCTGAACCGTGTCCAGCCGGATTGA
- a CDS encoding folate-binding protein YgfZ encodes MARISGPGTDKFVQGQFTQHVDEVTNEQSLRAAACTHKGRAYCLTRLVRNGEDLLMDFDANQAEATITHLKKYLMLFRGTTLETLSAGRIIGLIGKAAAASVCGEEAGSLTGPGQVLKVGDSHLIRIENTADHTARYEWWQATTEQPVPEDIPEITPEQWLASSISAGVPWLTEASQEAYVPQMLNLQHLQGVHFKKGCYTGQEVIARMHFLGQLKKSLHRLSFNNAHQAPNVGTKLLADGKAVGEVVNALMTGDLNGEMLAVIRHDASSKVLSLDGMDKVTISLQQLPYAVPEQLPSET; translated from the coding sequence ATGGCACGTATCAGTGGCCCGGGAACCGACAAGTTTGTGCAGGGCCAGTTTACCCAGCACGTGGACGAAGTCACCAACGAGCAGTCTCTCAGAGCCGCTGCCTGCACCCATAAAGGCCGTGCCTACTGCCTGACACGCCTTGTTCGCAATGGCGAAGACCTGCTCATGGACTTTGATGCCAACCAGGCCGAAGCCACTATTACCCACCTAAAAAAGTATCTGATGCTTTTTCGGGGCACGACGCTGGAAACACTTTCCGCTGGTCGGATTATCGGTCTGATTGGCAAAGCTGCAGCCGCATCGGTATGCGGTGAAGAAGCAGGCTCCCTAACCGGGCCCGGCCAAGTACTGAAGGTCGGTGATAGCCATCTGATTCGTATTGAAAACACCGCCGATCACACTGCTCGCTACGAGTGGTGGCAAGCAACCACAGAGCAACCGGTTCCAGAAGACATCCCCGAAATTACACCGGAGCAGTGGCTGGCATCCAGTATTTCGGCGGGCGTGCCTTGGCTGACGGAGGCATCTCAAGAAGCCTATGTCCCGCAAATGCTGAACTTACAGCACCTGCAAGGCGTGCATTTCAAAAAAGGTTGCTACACCGGGCAGGAAGTCATTGCCCGGATGCATTTTCTCGGCCAGTTGAAAAAAAGTCTGCACAGGCTATCTTTCAATAACGCCCATCAAGCTCCCAACGTCGGCACCAAGCTTCTGGCCGATGGTAAAGCTGTCGGAGAAGTGGTCAATGCCTTGATGACCGGGGATCTAAACGGTGAAATGCTTGCAGTCATTCGCCATGATGCCAGCTCCAAAGTACTTTCCTTAGATGGTATGGACAAGGTGACTATCAGTCTTCAGCAATTACCCTATGCTGTGCCTGAACAACTACCTTCTGAAACATAA
- a CDS encoding HDOD domain-containing protein, producing the protein MADMIETIKADLTSAIENDKLILPTLPEAALQVREIAESEDTSIADLVTVISNDTALSARIIRVCNSPLFRGTRAIENLNMAVSRLGMAYTSNLAMGLAMEQMFQATSDMVDKRLRATWQTSTEVAGICHVLAQHYTKLRPDQATLAGLVHLIGVLPILRYVEDHSLDLSGIVLDAVIEELHPRIGSLILKKWQFPEALQNVPMDYANLQREVPQADHADLVMIANLQLIAGTNHRWNQVDFTTISAFGRLGLDPEMNLAEEEDLSAQMEAAMALLG; encoded by the coding sequence ATGGCCGACATGATCGAAACCATTAAAGCTGACCTGACCAGCGCCATCGAGAATGACAAGTTAATTTTGCCAACACTTCCCGAAGCAGCCCTGCAAGTCAGAGAAATTGCAGAATCGGAAGATACCTCGATTGCAGATCTGGTGACGGTGATCAGCAATGACACGGCACTGTCTGCTCGTATCATCCGCGTGTGCAACAGCCCGTTGTTCCGTGGCACGCGGGCCATTGAGAATCTGAACATGGCTGTAAGCCGCCTGGGCATGGCCTACACCAGCAATCTCGCAATGGGGCTGGCCATGGAACAAATGTTCCAAGCCACCTCTGACATGGTGGATAAGAGGCTTCGCGCCACTTGGCAAACCAGCACCGAAGTCGCCGGCATTTGTCACGTTCTGGCCCAACACTACACCAAATTAAGACCCGACCAAGCCACTCTGGCCGGGCTGGTACACCTAATTGGTGTTCTTCCCATTCTTCGCTATGTTGAAGATCACAGCTTGGACCTGAGCGGTATCGTACTGGATGCAGTGATCGAAGAGCTGCACCCTCGGATCGGCAGCTTGATCCTGAAAAAATGGCAATTCCCGGAAGCACTGCAAAATGTGCCAATGGACTATGCCAACTTACAACGTGAGGTACCTCAAGCAGATCATGCCGACTTGGTGATGATTGCCAACCTACAGTTGATCGCCGGCACTAACCACCGTTGGAACCAGGTGGATTTCACCACTATTTCGGCGTTTGGTCGATTAGGTCTGGACCCTGAAATGAATCTGGCTGAGGAAGAGGATCTGAGCGCCCAAATGGAAGCGGCCATGGCATTGCTTGGGTAA
- the ung gene encoding uracil-DNA glycosylase encodes MHPAEALAQELKSGLGWDQWLADEFRQPYMHRLAEFLVAEERAGKTLFPPQSQLFNALNSTPLDQTKVVILGQDPYHGAGQAHGLSFSVSHGVRIPPSLKNIFKEIQQDLGIGSPGHGCLQSWAEQGVLLLNAVLTVEQGKAGAHQGKGWEIFTDRVINVVNQQREGVVFLLWGGYAKQKGQIIDRDRHLVLEGPHPSPLSAYRGFFGCQHFSRVNQWLLEHHQSPIEWALDSASQQELLDL; translated from the coding sequence ATGCACCCGGCTGAGGCACTGGCTCAGGAACTGAAGTCCGGGCTCGGCTGGGACCAGTGGTTGGCGGACGAGTTCCGTCAACCTTATATGCATCGCTTGGCAGAATTCCTGGTAGCGGAAGAGCGTGCCGGAAAGACATTGTTTCCTCCTCAGTCACAGCTGTTCAATGCGCTAAACAGCACCCCGCTTGATCAGACCAAAGTCGTTATTTTGGGGCAAGACCCCTACCACGGCGCCGGTCAGGCCCACGGCCTGAGCTTCTCGGTGTCTCACGGTGTGCGGATACCGCCGTCGCTGAAGAACATCTTTAAAGAAATTCAGCAGGATTTGGGTATTGGCTCCCCCGGTCACGGCTGCCTGCAATCTTGGGCCGAGCAGGGTGTGTTGCTGCTAAATGCGGTATTGACGGTTGAGCAGGGAAAGGCTGGCGCCCATCAAGGTAAGGGTTGGGAAATCTTTACTGATCGAGTGATCAACGTAGTGAATCAGCAACGCGAGGGCGTGGTGTTTTTGCTCTGGGGTGGATACGCCAAGCAGAAAGGTCAGATCATTGATCGTGATCGTCATTTGGTACTGGAGGGGCCGCATCCATCTCCGCTCAGTGCCTATCGCGGGTTCTTCGGATGTCAGCATTTTTCTCGTGTTAATCAATGGTTGCTTGAGCATCACCAGAGCCCGATAGAGTGGGCTCTGGATTCAGCTTCACAGCAGGAGCTGCTTGACCTCTAA
- the lysS gene encoding lysine--tRNA ligase — MTEQTQNATQPEDNKLIAERRAKLANLREQGNAFPNNFRRDATAAELQEKYGDKSKEELEAMGIQVAIAGRMMLDRKAFKVVQDMTGRIQIYATKDVQKDTKHWDLGDIVGVRGVLCKSGKGDLYVAMDEYTLLTKSLRPLPEKHKGLTDTEARYRHRYVDLMMNEDSRRVFYARSKIINVMRQYFSERDFMEVETPMLQVIPGGATARPFVTHHNALGIDMYLRIAPELYLKRLVVGGFERVFEINRNFRNEGLSTRHNPEFTMVEFYQAYADYNDLMDLTEDMLRTIADKVLGTTTVTNTRVLKDGTEEAVEYDFGKPFERLTVVDAILRYNPEITREQLADEAQARELAKGLGIKVKDIWGLGKVQIEIFEETAEHRLMQPTFITEYPKEVSPLARCKDSDPFVTERFEFFVGGREIANGFSELNDAEDQAERFKAQVAEKDAGDDEAMFYDDDYVMALEYGLPPTAGEGIGIDRLAMMLTDSPSIRDVILFPAMRPEHKAEQSAGDE, encoded by the coding sequence ATGACCGAACAGACCCAGAACGCGACCCAGCCCGAGGACAATAAGCTGATTGCGGAGCGCCGCGCCAAACTGGCCAACCTGCGAGAGCAGGGCAATGCGTTCCCGAACAATTTCCGACGGGATGCCACTGCTGCCGAGCTGCAGGAGAAATACGGTGACAAGTCCAAGGAAGAGCTGGAAGCCATGGGCATCCAAGTGGCCATTGCTGGCCGCATGATGCTCGATCGCAAGGCGTTCAAAGTGGTTCAGGATATGACTGGCCGGATTCAGATCTACGCCACCAAAGATGTCCAGAAAGACACCAAGCATTGGGATCTTGGCGACATCGTGGGCGTGCGCGGCGTGCTGTGCAAGTCGGGCAAAGGTGACCTCTACGTGGCGATGGATGAGTACACCCTGCTCACCAAGTCGTTGCGTCCGCTGCCTGAGAAGCATAAAGGCCTGACCGACACCGAGGCCCGTTACCGTCATCGTTACGTAGACTTGATGATGAACGAAGACAGCCGTCGGGTGTTCTATGCACGCTCGAAAATCATCAATGTAATGCGCCAGTACTTCTCCGAGCGTGACTTCATGGAAGTCGAAACGCCGATGCTTCAGGTGATTCCTGGTGGTGCGACCGCCCGTCCGTTCGTGACCCATCACAACGCACTGGGTATTGATATGTACCTGCGGATTGCGCCGGAGCTTTACCTCAAGCGCTTGGTTGTGGGTGGTTTTGAGCGAGTGTTCGAGATCAACCGTAACTTCCGTAACGAAGGCTTATCGACCCGGCACAACCCGGAATTCACCATGGTCGAGTTCTATCAGGCGTATGCGGATTATAACGACCTGATGGACCTGACCGAAGACATGCTGCGTACCATCGCTGACAAAGTGCTGGGGACCACCACGGTGACCAACACGCGCGTGCTGAAAGACGGTACCGAAGAAGCCGTTGAATACGACTTCGGCAAACCGTTTGAGCGCTTGACCGTGGTGGATGCAATCTTGCGCTACAATCCGGAAATTACACGTGAGCAGCTGGCCGACGAAGCTCAAGCACGTGAGCTGGCGAAAGGGCTTGGTATCAAGGTTAAAGACATCTGGGGCTTAGGTAAGGTGCAAATCGAGATCTTCGAAGAGACCGCCGAGCATCGCTTGATGCAGCCGACCTTCATCACCGAGTACCCGAAGGAAGTGTCGCCGCTGGCCCGCTGCAAAGACAGCGATCCGTTTGTCACCGAGCGCTTTGAGTTCTTCGTGGGCGGTCGTGAAATTGCCAACGGCTTCTCGGAGCTGAACGATGCCGAAGATCAGGCGGAGCGCTTCAAGGCGCAGGTGGCTGAGAAGGACGCCGGCGACGACGAAGCCATGTTCTACGACGACGACTACGTGATGGCTCTGGAATACGGCTTGCCGCCGACCGCGGGCGAGGGAATTGGCATCGACCGCTTGGCCATGATGCTGACCGATTCGCCGTCGATCCGTGATGTTATTCTGTTCCCGGCCATGCGCCCAGAGCACAAAGCCGAACAGAGCGCCGGAGACGAATAA
- the prfB gene encoding peptide chain release factor 2 (programmed frameshift) encodes MEINPIVTKIKELRERTEALRGYLDYDQRSERLVEVERELELPTVWDDPERAQSLGKERSDLELIVRTIDNLTSGLADAESLLEMAVEEDDEGTVQEIEADLEGLDKELEKLEFRRMFSGEMDANNAYLEIQAGSGGTEAQDWGNMLLRMYLRWAERRGFKAEIVELQEGEVAGIKSATIHIQGDYAYGWLRTETGVHRLVRKSPFDSGNRRHTSFSSVFISPEVDDSFEIDINPADLRVDVYRASGAGGQHVNRTESAVRLTHNPTGIVVACQAGRSQHQNKDQAMKQLKAKLFEREMQLRNAEKQKQEDSKSDIGWGSQIRSYVLDDSRIKDLRTKVETSNTQSVLDGDIDKFIEASLKMAL; translated from the exons ATGGAAATTAATCCCATAGTGACGAAGATCAAAGAGCTTCGCGAGCGCACCGAAGCGCTGAGGGGGTATCTT GACTACGATCAGCGAAGCGAACGCCTGGTCGAAGTAGAACGCGAACTTGAACTCCCAACCGTATGGGACGATCCGGAGCGCGCCCAGTCACTGGGTAAGGAGCGTTCTGACCTCGAACTGATCGTCAGAACCATTGATAACCTCACCTCTGGCCTGGCAGACGCAGAAAGCCTGCTCGAAATGGCCGTAGAAGAGGACGACGAAGGCACCGTTCAAGAAATTGAAGCTGATTTAGAAGGCCTTGATAAGGAACTCGAGAAGCTCGAATTCCGCCGCATGTTCTCCGGTGAAATGGACGCCAACAACGCCTACCTGGAAATTCAGGCCGGCTCTGGCGGCACCGAAGCGCAAGACTGGGGCAACATGCTGTTGCGTATGTACCTGCGCTGGGCCGAGCGCCGAGGCTTCAAAGCCGAAATCGTCGAGTTGCAGGAAGGTGAAGTCGCGGGTATCAAGAGTGCGACCATTCACATACAGGGCGACTACGCCTACGGATGGTTGCGGACCGAAACCGGCGTTCATCGTCTGGTGCGCAAATCACCGTTCGATTCCGGTAATCGTCGGCATACGTCCTTCTCTTCCGTGTTCATCTCGCCGGAAGTGGATGACAGCTTTGAAATCGACATCAACCCGGCTGATCTGCGCGTAGACGTATACCGCGCGTCTGGTGCGGGTGGTCAGCACGTAAACCGAACCGAATCGGCCGTGCGACTGACTCATAACCCTACCGGAATCGTGGTGGCGTGCCAGGCTGGCCGAAGCCAGCATCAGAACAAAGATCAGGCGATGAAACAGCTGAAAGCCAAGCTGTTCGAGCGCGAGATGCAATTGCGCAACGCCGAGAAGCAGAAGCAGGAAGACTCTAAGTCTGACATCGGCTGGGGTAGCCAGATCCGCTCATACGTGCTGGATGATAGCCGTATCAAAGATCTTCGCACCAAGGTGGAAACCAGTAACACCCAGTCGGTGCTCGATGGCGACATCGACAAGTTTATCGAAGCCAGTCTGAAGATGGCGCTGTAA